The Engystomops pustulosus chromosome 9, aEngPut4.maternal, whole genome shotgun sequence genome includes a window with the following:
- the SLC47A1 gene encoding multidrug and toxin extrusion protein 1 isoform X1, producing the protein MDNGEEEEDTSRQVTIVPGREPSTEQDPDTTGCAQKIRRILPDSIPQEMHKILILAGPAFLSQLMIFMISVVSSIFCGHLGKVELDAVSLAIAVVNITGIAVGAGLAGACDTLMSQIYGGKNLKMVGTVLQRGVLILLLFCFPCWALFVNTEPILLLFRQDPEVSRLTQVYVFIFIPALPASFLYQLQAKYLQNQGIIFPQVLTGFTANLFNALVNYIFLYILGLGVMGSAWANTLSQYVQAVLLFLYIVWKKLYVDTWAGWSIACFEDWGSFIRLAIPSMLMVCIEWWAFEIGIILSGILSVEDLGAQTIIYQMATIVFMVPLGFSIAASVRVGHALGAGDIIQAKKSMVVALLMTETCALASSILLVSLKNVIGYVFTSDEGIVKLVSYVLPVYAGSHLFDGCVATCGGVLRGTGKQKIGAIFHAVGYYVIGLPVGISLMFAAKIGIIGFWLGILLCALLQVITFLIFVFRIDWEKASQQAQARVKQRVRMTRDLHNKAAIYQGAALTEVTEEPRPLTPTDTENDQKPEDPLESPQIRVTYTPLSRKQLVLRRSLALISSVAVLMIGILIRLCV; encoded by the exons ATGGATAacggggaggaagaggaggacaccaGCCGCCAAGTCACCATAGTCCCCGGCAGAGAACCCAGCACCGAGCAGGACCCAGACACCACGGGATGTGCACAGAAGATCCGGAGAATCCTCCCAGACTCCATCCCCCAGGAGATGCACAAGATCCTCATCCTGGCTGGACCAGCG TTCCTGTCGCAGTTGATGATATTTATGATCAGTGTGGTGAGCTCCATATTCTGTGGACATCTGGGGAAGGTGGAGCTGGACGCTGTGTCATTGGCAATCGCA GTGGTGAATATAACTGGCATAGCGGTGGGGGCAGGGCTGGCGGGGGCCTGCGACACATTAATGTCACAA ATCTATGGTGGTAAAAACCTGAAGATGGTAGGTACCGTCCTGCAGAGAGGAGtcctcatcctgctcctcttCTGCTTCCCCTGCTGGGCGCTGTTTGTGAATACAGAAccgattctcctcctcttccgccAAGACCCGGAGGTGTCCAG ATTAACTCAAGTTTATGTCTTCATATTCATCCCAGCGCTTCCG GCCTCCTTTTTATACCAGCTTCAGGCTAAATACTTACAGAACcag GGAATTATATTTCCTCAAGTCTTAACTGGATTCACCGCAAACCTCTTCAATGCATTAGTCAACTACATCTTCCTGTACATCCTGGGCCTGGGGGTGAT GGGCTCGGCCTGGGCCAATACCCTCTCTCAGTACGTCCAGGCGGTTCTGctcttcttatacattgtgtggAAGAAGCTCTACGTGGATACATGGGCAG GGTGGTCCATTGCCTGTTTCGAGGACTGGGGATCTTTCATCCGTCTCGCCATTCCCAGCATGCTCATGGTCTGTATAGAGTGGTGGGCGTTCGAAATTGGGATCATATTGTCAG GAATCCTCAGTGTGGAAGATCTCGGGGCACAGACGATTATTTATCAGATGGCGACTATAGTCTTCATG GTGCCATTGGGGTTCAGCATTGCTGCCAGCGTCCGGGTGGGTCACGCCCTGGGGGCAGGAGATATCATACAAGCCAAAAAGTCAATGGTTGTCGCCTTATTGATGACAG AAACCTGTGCCCTGGCGTCTTCTATTCTGCTGGTCAGCCTGAAGAATGTGATCGGCTATGTATTCACATCAGATGA GGGTATAGTGAAGCTGGTCAGCTATGTTCTTCCTGTGTATGCTGGAAGTCATCTCTTTGATGGATGTGTG GCCACGTGCGGTGGTGTTCTGCGTGGTACAGGAAAGCAGAAGATTGGCGCCATATTTCATGCTGTTGGCTACTATGTCATTGGTCTACCAGTGGGAATCTCCCTGATGTTTGCGGCTAAAATCGGCATAATAG GGTTCTGGCTGGGGATCCTCCTCTGCGCTCTGCTGCAGGTCATCACTTTCCTAATCTTCGTCTTCCGGATAGACTGGGAGAAGGCGTCGCAGCAG GCACAGGCGAGGGTGAAGCAGAGGGTCCGCATGACACGGGACTTACACAACAAGGCGGCCATTTACCAGGGAGCCGCCCTCACCG AGGTCACAGAGGAGCCAAGACCACTGACCCCCACAGACACAGAAAATGAccagaaaccggaggaccccctAGAGTCCCCCCAGATCAGGGTTACCTATACCCCCCTCTCCAGGAAGCAGCTTGTCCTGCGCAGGTCCCTGGCTCTCATCTCCTCGGTCGCTGTTCTGATGATTGGGATATTGATAAGACTTTGTGTCTGA
- the SLC47A1 gene encoding multidrug and toxin extrusion protein 1 isoform X2: MIFMISVVSSIFCGHLGKVELDAVSLAIAVVNITGIAVGAGLAGACDTLMSQIYGGKNLKMVGTVLQRGVLILLLFCFPCWALFVNTEPILLLFRQDPEVSRLTQVYVFIFIPALPASFLYQLQAKYLQNQGIIFPQVLTGFTANLFNALVNYIFLYILGLGVMGSAWANTLSQYVQAVLLFLYIVWKKLYVDTWAGWSIACFEDWGSFIRLAIPSMLMVCIEWWAFEIGIILSGILSVEDLGAQTIIYQMATIVFMVPLGFSIAASVRVGHALGAGDIIQAKKSMVVALLMTETCALASSILLVSLKNVIGYVFTSDEGIVKLVSYVLPVYAGSHLFDGCVATCGGVLRGTGKQKIGAIFHAVGYYVIGLPVGISLMFAAKIGIIGFWLGILLCALLQVITFLIFVFRIDWEKASQQAQARVKQRVRMTRDLHNKAAIYQGAALTEVTEEPRPLTPTDTENDQKPEDPLESPQIRVTYTPLSRKQLVLRRSLALISSVAVLMIGILIRLCV, encoded by the exons ATGATATTTATGATCAGTGTGGTGAGCTCCATATTCTGTGGACATCTGGGGAAGGTGGAGCTGGACGCTGTGTCATTGGCAATCGCA GTGGTGAATATAACTGGCATAGCGGTGGGGGCAGGGCTGGCGGGGGCCTGCGACACATTAATGTCACAA ATCTATGGTGGTAAAAACCTGAAGATGGTAGGTACCGTCCTGCAGAGAGGAGtcctcatcctgctcctcttCTGCTTCCCCTGCTGGGCGCTGTTTGTGAATACAGAAccgattctcctcctcttccgccAAGACCCGGAGGTGTCCAG ATTAACTCAAGTTTATGTCTTCATATTCATCCCAGCGCTTCCG GCCTCCTTTTTATACCAGCTTCAGGCTAAATACTTACAGAACcag GGAATTATATTTCCTCAAGTCTTAACTGGATTCACCGCAAACCTCTTCAATGCATTAGTCAACTACATCTTCCTGTACATCCTGGGCCTGGGGGTGAT GGGCTCGGCCTGGGCCAATACCCTCTCTCAGTACGTCCAGGCGGTTCTGctcttcttatacattgtgtggAAGAAGCTCTACGTGGATACATGGGCAG GGTGGTCCATTGCCTGTTTCGAGGACTGGGGATCTTTCATCCGTCTCGCCATTCCCAGCATGCTCATGGTCTGTATAGAGTGGTGGGCGTTCGAAATTGGGATCATATTGTCAG GAATCCTCAGTGTGGAAGATCTCGGGGCACAGACGATTATTTATCAGATGGCGACTATAGTCTTCATG GTGCCATTGGGGTTCAGCATTGCTGCCAGCGTCCGGGTGGGTCACGCCCTGGGGGCAGGAGATATCATACAAGCCAAAAAGTCAATGGTTGTCGCCTTATTGATGACAG AAACCTGTGCCCTGGCGTCTTCTATTCTGCTGGTCAGCCTGAAGAATGTGATCGGCTATGTATTCACATCAGATGA GGGTATAGTGAAGCTGGTCAGCTATGTTCTTCCTGTGTATGCTGGAAGTCATCTCTTTGATGGATGTGTG GCCACGTGCGGTGGTGTTCTGCGTGGTACAGGAAAGCAGAAGATTGGCGCCATATTTCATGCTGTTGGCTACTATGTCATTGGTCTACCAGTGGGAATCTCCCTGATGTTTGCGGCTAAAATCGGCATAATAG GGTTCTGGCTGGGGATCCTCCTCTGCGCTCTGCTGCAGGTCATCACTTTCCTAATCTTCGTCTTCCGGATAGACTGGGAGAAGGCGTCGCAGCAG GCACAGGCGAGGGTGAAGCAGAGGGTCCGCATGACACGGGACTTACACAACAAGGCGGCCATTTACCAGGGAGCCGCCCTCACCG AGGTCACAGAGGAGCCAAGACCACTGACCCCCACAGACACAGAAAATGAccagaaaccggaggaccccctAGAGTCCCCCCAGATCAGGGTTACCTATACCCCCCTCTCCAGGAAGCAGCTTGTCCTGCGCAGGTCCCTGGCTCTCATCTCCTCGGTCGCTGTTCTGATGATTGGGATATTGATAAGACTTTGTGTCTGA